Genomic segment of Paenibacillaceae bacterium GAS479:
GCCATGGCGGATGACATCATTGAACGCTTCGCGATCATGTAGCTCCGTAATTGGATCGGTTGGAACGGTGAGATGAAGCGACTTATCCTCGTAAGGATTGTATGCCATCTTACTCCCTCCTTTATGGGAAACATCTGTTCTAAGCTTACCACTACCCTCATTAATTTACCATAATTTCCATTTAGGTAAACAACAAGAAAATCTATGACTTGATCTTGCCACTTCTCACATACACACGAATCGTCTGCTCCGTCCAGCTTTGCAATTGCATGAGCATCTCCTCGACACTAATTTGATCTTGCCTCACTAACGCCAATAGTTCATTGGATTTCATATAGAACTCATCCCAGAATTCAACTGGAATGTTACTCTGATCTCCAATAACAAGGTTAGGTTTTAAACGATACAAGGAAGAAATATCGCGTCCACCATAGGTTTCTAATGTCCTAGCTGGCAGTCCTAACAGCTGTCTCGATCTAATCCGGGTCATTTCTGAACCGTTCATATATTTGAATACTTTCATTACAAGATCTTTATTTTCTGTCCTGTTATTAACAGCAATAATTTCGTTAAAGCTCATTCCGCTTGCTCGACTAGGATTCAATTCAGAAATAGGCTCTGAAACGACCCCCCATTCAACATCGGTCCCCTCAAGTTGAGCCATGAAATTGGGACTTCTATACGCAATAGCGGCCTTGCCAGACAGGAACATATCTCCATTTATTAATTCTTCTAAAGAAATATTCGGTTTACTTGCTCCATTTTCAGCTTCATAAATCGTCCCGCTTTTAAATGCTTCTGTCGTTAATTCAAAAACATCCCTCCATTCTTTCGTATTTAAATGTACTTCTAATCTTTGTTCCTGCATGATCGATAGATTAGCCGTTTTTCCCACAACATTTAATGTAAAATCTATCTCGGACGACCAAGGGTCTAAACCATAACTATCTTTTGCTTCCGAAAATCTAGAAGAGAGCTGCAGAGCTTCCGGCCATGTCATCCCATCTTTCGGGTAGTCTACACCGCTGTCATCAAACAATTTTTTATTATAAAAGAGTGCTCTCGAATTGAAAAATGGAGCCAGTCCATATAATTTTCCATTTCCTACCTCTTTCAGTGAATCAATTATGATTGGATTTATCTCCGCGAATTTAAACGATTCATCAGACTCTAATTCTAATGAAGTGAGCTTTCCGTCGTTAATCAGCCTGCTGAACAACCCCAAGTTATCTATCACCATAAGATCAGGCTGTTTTTGCTCCATTAACTCCTCTACTTGGTTCGTATCCAATCCTTTGGTCGGTATTACAACAAGCGTTAAGTTAGGAAATTCAGCTCGAATAAGATCACCATACATTTGAAAAAAAGAAGATTCATCGTAGTATAGAACAGATATGCTTGCCGTTTCTGTATGTTCATCCTGCTCAGCTGTATTGCTACAGCCCAGTAAAAGACAAAAACACAATAACAAAGCCGATATACTACCTAATTTTTGTCTCAAAATCTCTTCCCCCTCCATCTATCCCCGAAATCAGCTTATCACCCGTTCCAGTTTATTCCTCTTAATTCCATCCAATTAATCTCTTAATTACATCTTATTAATCTCTTAATTCATCAACCTTCCTATAAGTGCGTGTTCAAAAAGGTCACCATTCAGCACCGAGAAGGTTGTGTGAACCAGAAGAAGGAGGAGCGGAGTGTAGGCAAACCTACATGAGCACCGGACTTCGAAGGTGAACACAAGATTCGATGTCGAGTTCGCTTCCTGCTTTACTTCGTGATCAATGGGGGGCTTTTTGAACAACCTCTTTAAGGTATAATCAACCCACTACCTATGAAGCAGGTGATTGCATATGCTGCATTTGCTGCCGCTCATGCTGGAGCGGGTCGGCATTTTGCTGATTGTCGTTTTTCTGCTGTCTCGCATGAGATCATTCCGCCAAATTATCCACCACGAGCATCGGCTCAAAGAAAAGCTCATGCTGATCGCCATATTCGGCATCTTCGGCATCATCAGCAACTATACCGGGATCCAAGTGAGCAACGGGATCGTTGCCTCGCCAGCTTGGCAAACCGGAGTAGATTATGATAGCGCTCTCGCTAATACGCGAGTGCTTGGCGTAGCGCTGGGCGGTCTGCTCGGCGGACCGCTTGTCGGCCTTGGTGCCGGTTTAATCGCCGGGCTGCATCGAATTTCACTGGGCGGATTTACGGCTGTCGCTTGTGGCGTTTCCACGATATTTGCCGGAATCATCACCGGGCTAATCGGCTCTTATTTGCGCCGCAGGGGCAAAAATATGACCTGGTGGGCCGTGCTCATCGGAATTATTATGGAATGTGTGCAAATGGGCATCATCCTGCTGGTGGCACGGCCTTTTGAACCTGCGCTGGAACTAGTCACGATGATCGCCCTTCCGATGATTGTGATTAACGGATTCGGGACGCTGCTGTTCATGTTACTCGTGCAATCGATCGTTCAAGAGGAAGAACGGACACGCGCCCTGCAAACGCATAAAGCTCTGCATATCGCTGATCAGACGCTGCCCTTTTTCCGTCAGGGACTCAATGTGAATTCCTCGCGGGAGGTTGCGGCGATAATGCTGCGCTGGACCCATGCGGATGCCATCTCGATTACGAATCGCGATCAAGTGCTGGCTCATGCTGGAGCCGCTTCCGATCACCATATCCCGCTGCAAAGCCTGTCCACCCAACTAACGCGCAATGTGCTGGAGCATGGACGACTATTAAAGGCGCAGTCGCGGGAGGACATCCAATGTAATCATGAAGGCTGCCCGCTGCAGGCAGCGATCGTGCTGCCGCTCAAAGTGCATCAGCATACTGTCGGCAGTTTGAAGCTGTATTTTACGAACCCGCTCCATATGGATCGGGTCGAGCAAGAGCTGGCGGAAGGCCTCAGCAAGCTCTTCTCCACTCAGCTCGAGCTTGCGGAAGCAGAGCAGCAGAGCAGACTGCTCAAGGACGCAGAGATCAAAGCGCTGCAAGCGCAGGTGCATCCTCATTTTCTTTTTAATGCGATTAACACGATCTCAGTTCTATGCCGCAAAGACCCAGAAACGGCGCGTAAGCTGCTGCTCAAACTCGGCGTGTTCTTTCGCAGCAATCTGCAAGGCGCTAGACAGATGCTCATCCCGCTGGGCAAAGAGCTGGAGCATGTCGAGGCTTATTTGACCCTAGAAAAAGCCCGGTTTCCCGATAAATACACGATCCATCTTGATATAGATCCATCGCTTGAGCCGGTGCTGATTCCGCCCTTCACCCTCCAGCCGCTTATCGAGAATGCCGTCCGACATGGGTTCGGTTCCCTGAAGGGCAAACGAGTCGGAGAAGTGAGAATCCGGGCGCAGCGACTGGAAAACAGCATGGTTTTGATCACGGAAGATAACGGAATTGGAATTTCCCCGGATCTACTCGGCACGCTCGGCAAACAGAGGATCAAGTCAACGTCTGGAACCGGAACGGCGCTGCACAATATTAAAAAACGGATTGAGGAAATTTACGATGGGGACGCCAGCTTTCACCTCGAAAGCGAACGAAATGCCGGTACTAAGGTCACGCTGATCGTACCGCTAATCCATCATACATGGGGGGAACAACGGGATGCTGAAGGCGTTTATCGTGGAGGATGAACCGCTCGCTAGAGACGAGCTGACTTATATTTTGCAGCGAACGAAACGAATGAAAGTAATTGGCGAGGCAGAGTCGCTGGAGGATGCCATGTTAGGCATCCGGCAAACGAAGCCCGATGTCGTGTTTCTCGATATTCAGCTATCGGAGGAAAGCGGACTGGAGCTGGCGCAGCAGTTACAAGGGTTGGATTGGCGTCCGGAAATTGTTTTTGCAACTGCATATGACGAGCATGCGCTCAAGGCGTTCGAGCTGAACGCGATCGATTATATTCTCAAGCCTTATGATGAGGACCGTATCCAACAGTCGGTGGACAAGCTCGTCCGATTGCAGGAGGGACGGGGGCAGCGCCAGCCGACAGCTCCGCTTCACTCTTCCGCCCCGGGGCGGACGGGCAAGCTGGCGATAACGGTTGAGGAGCGCATCATTTTGGTGGCGGTCAGCAGCATTTTGTATTTGGCATCAGAGGAGGGAAAAACGCTGCTCGTCACGGAAGATCAGACTTACCGTGTCACTGAGCCGCTCGTGGCCTTCGAGCAAAAGCTGCAAGGAACACCTATCATCCGCGTGCATCGCGCCTATCTCGTCCATATAGACGGAATTTCGGAAATTCAGCCCTGGTTCCACTCAACCTGCACGCTAATTATGAAAAACGGCTCTAAAGTGCCGGTCAGCCGTACTCATCTCAAGGAGCTCAAACAGCTTATCGGGCTATAGCTCTTCGCTGAATACGCTTCCATTCATCCCCTGATGAATGCGTCTCGTCCTTGAACCGCAACGTTTTATCCTGAAAACGGCCTCCCTCCGCTTTCATTTCTTATGATTAGAGTATTAACGGTTCAAGGGGAGGGCATTTTTATGAATGCGATTTCAATCGTAATTGGTTCGATATGCTTTCTGATGATCGCTTATCGATTATATGGAACCTTCATGGCAGTCAAGGTGTTAAAGCTGAACGATGCTATACCTACTCCAGCGCATACGCTCCAGGACGGCAAGGATTATGTGCCAACGAATAAATGGGTATCCTTCGGCCATCACTTCGCCGCAATTGCTGCGGCAGGGCCGCTTGTCGGGCCGATTTTGGCGGCGCAGTTTGGCTACCTGCCCGGCCTGCTCTGGCTGCTGATCGGAGCAGTTATCGGGGGAGCCGTGCATGATGCTGTCGTTCTGTTTGCGTCCATGCGGCGGGGCGGCAAGTCTTTGTCCGAGGTTGCCAAAGAAGAGCTCGGTCCGGTTGCCGGCTTCTGTACCGGGCTCGCAATGCTTTTTATCATCACGATTACGATGGCAGGCCTCTCCATGGTTGTACTGCATGCGCTTGAGAACAACCCATGGGGAACCTTCGCCGTCGGCATCACGATCCCCATCGCCATGGGCGTTGGTTTGTTCTACAAAAAGACCGGAAACTTGAAGCTCGCGTCCACGATCGGTTTTATTTTGCTCATGATCGGCGTCTTCGCCGGGCCTTGGGTTCAGGAAACAGTCGGCGGCGAATGGCTGACGTTTGACACGAAAACGCTGTCGATCATGCTGCCTATCTATGCCTTTTTCGCGGCGGCTTTGCCTGTCTGGCTGCTGCTCGCTCCACGCGACTATTTGAGCAGCTTCATGAAAATTGGCGTGTTCATTGCGCTGATCATCGGTGTGTTCATTATCAACCCGGCAATTCAATTCCCTGCGGTAACGGAATTCATCGGCGGCGGTGGGCCGATTTTACCAGGTCCCGTATGGCCGTTCATCTCGATTACGATTGCTTGCGGCGCAATATCAGGCTTCCATGCGTTCATAGGCTCCGGCACAACGCCGAAAATGCTCAATCGCTGGAGCGACATCAAGGTTGTCGGCTTTGGTGC
This window contains:
- a CDS encoding carbon starvation protein, whose protein sequence is MNAISIVIGSICFLMIAYRLYGTFMAVKVLKLNDAIPTPAHTLQDGKDYVPTNKWVSFGHHFAAIAAAGPLVGPILAAQFGYLPGLLWLLIGAVIGGAVHDAVVLFASMRRGGKSLSEVAKEELGPVAGFCTGLAMLFIITITMAGLSMVVLHALENNPWGTFAVGITIPIAMGVGLFYKKTGNLKLASTIGFILLMIGVFAGPWVQETVGGEWLTFDTKTLSIMLPIYAFFAAALPVWLLLAPRDYLSSFMKIGVFIALIIGVFIINPAIQFPAVTEFIGGGGPILPGPVWPFISITIACGAISGFHAFIGSGTTPKMLNRWSDIKVVGFGAMLVECLVGIMALIAATALQPADYFAINSTPEVFKTLGMSVVNLPQLSEEIGLDLEGRTGGAVTLAVGMTYIFTKIPWFENMAPYFFQFVIMFEAVFILTAIDAGTRVSRYLIQDFFGELYKPLKRVDWVPGTIFASALACFMWGYLLFSGDIGSVWALFGVSNQLMASIGLIIGATVILRIADKRRYMLTCLIPLAYLFVTVNYAGYWMVRNVYLNPDAAGYNVLNAVLSIIMLVLGMIIIVTAIRNWITTFNNPRSQMESLNV
- a CDS encoding ABC-type glycerol-3-phosphate transport system, substrate-binding protein; the encoded protein is MRQKLGSISALLLCFCLLLGCSNTAEQDEHTETASISVLYYDESSFFQMYGDLIRAEFPNLTLVVIPTKGLDTNQVEELMEQKQPDLMVIDNLGLFSRLINDGKLTSLELESDESFKFAEINPIIIDSLKEVGNGKLYGLAPFFNSRALFYNKKLFDDSGVDYPKDGMTWPEALQLSSRFSEAKDSYGLDPWSSEIDFTLNVVGKTANLSIMQEQRLEVHLNTKEWRDVFELTTEAFKSGTIYEAENGASKPNISLEELINGDMFLSGKAAIAYRSPNFMAQLEGTDVEWGVVSEPISELNPSRASGMSFNEIIAVNNRTENKDLVMKVFKYMNGSEMTRIRSRQLLGLPARTLETYGGRDISSLYRLKPNLVIGDQSNIPVEFWDEFYMKSNELLALVRQDQISVEEMLMQLQSWTEQTIRVYVRSGKIKS
- a CDS encoding two component transcriptional regulator, LytTR family; its protein translation is MLKAFIVEDEPLARDELTYILQRTKRMKVIGEAESLEDAMLGIRQTKPDVVFLDIQLSEESGLELAQQLQGLDWRPEIVFATAYDEHALKAFELNAIDYILKPYDEDRIQQSVDKLVRLQEGRGQRQPTAPLHSSAPGRTGKLAITVEERIILVAVSSILYLASEEGKTLLVTEDQTYRVTEPLVAFEQKLQGTPIIRVHRAYLVHIDGISEIQPWFHSTCTLIMKNGSKVPVSRTHLKELKQLIGL
- a CDS encoding two-component system, LytT family, sensor histidine kinase LytS — its product is MLHLLPLMLERVGILLIVVFLLSRMRSFRQIIHHEHRLKEKLMLIAIFGIFGIISNYTGIQVSNGIVASPAWQTGVDYDSALANTRVLGVALGGLLGGPLVGLGAGLIAGLHRISLGGFTAVACGVSTIFAGIITGLIGSYLRRRGKNMTWWAVLIGIIMECVQMGIILLVARPFEPALELVTMIALPMIVINGFGTLLFMLLVQSIVQEEERTRALQTHKALHIADQTLPFFRQGLNVNSSREVAAIMLRWTHADAISITNRDQVLAHAGAASDHHIPLQSLSTQLTRNVLEHGRLLKAQSREDIQCNHEGCPLQAAIVLPLKVHQHTVGSLKLYFTNPLHMDRVEQELAEGLSKLFSTQLELAEAEQQSRLLKDAEIKALQAQVHPHFLFNAINTISVLCRKDPETARKLLLKLGVFFRSNLQGARQMLIPLGKELEHVEAYLTLEKARFPDKYTIHLDIDPSLEPVLIPPFTLQPLIENAVRHGFGSLKGKRVGEVRIRAQRLENSMVLITEDNGIGISPDLLGTLGKQRIKSTSGTGTALHNIKKRIEEIYDGDASFHLESERNAGTKVTLIVPLIHHTWGEQRDAEGVYRGG